A single window of Acetonema longum DSM 6540 DNA harbors:
- the mnmG gene encoding tRNA uridine-5-carboxymethylaminomethyl(34) synthesis enzyme MnmG: MFQAGEYDVVVIGAGHSGCEAALAAARMGCRTLLTTLNMENIAMMACNPSIGGPAKGHLVREIDALGGQMGINIDHTCIQIRMLNTAKGPAVHALRAQADKKLYQKLMKQTLENQENLTVKQLLIDQLLTEDNRISGVQAETGEVFSCRTVIVATGTYLRGKVILGELSYAGGPGGQRAAVKLSDSLRELGVTLMRFKTGTPARVDRRSLNFSKMTIQPGDAETHNFSFMSDIATREQVPCWLTYTNQTTHEIIRSNLHRAPLYMGMIEGTGPRYCPSIEDKVVRFADKESHQLFLEPEGLDTNEMYVQGMSSSLPVDVQHAFLRTIPGLENVEIMRPGYAIEYDCVDPLQLKPSLEVMAIRGLFCAGQTNGTSGYEEAAAQGLMAGINAALLVRGKEPLILSRSEAYIGVLIDDLVTKGTSEPYRIMTSRAEYRLILRQDNADLRLTEKGRQVGLVQDDRYERFRVKRDSIATTLATLTSTMVTPTPETQGKLAAIGTAEIRTGISLYDLLRRTEVSFDLLQHHFGLEPVADQVKIQMEIAAKYEGYIKKQLEQVERTAKLEAKKLPEDMDYQQIQGLSLEARQKLSKIRPLSIGQASRISGVSPADVSMLMIYLEQKRREGEV, translated from the coding sequence TTGTTTCAAGCAGGTGAGTATGATGTGGTTGTCATTGGCGCCGGCCATAGCGGCTGTGAAGCGGCTTTAGCCGCGGCCCGTATGGGCTGCCGAACCCTGTTGACCACATTGAATATGGAGAATATCGCCATGATGGCCTGTAATCCTTCTATCGGCGGGCCGGCTAAAGGGCACCTGGTGCGGGAGATCGACGCCTTAGGCGGTCAGATGGGGATCAATATCGATCACACCTGCATCCAGATCCGAATGCTCAATACCGCTAAGGGGCCGGCAGTACACGCCCTTAGGGCTCAGGCCGACAAAAAGTTGTATCAGAAGCTGATGAAACAGACTCTGGAAAATCAGGAAAATCTGACGGTCAAACAACTGCTGATTGATCAACTTTTGACCGAAGACAACCGGATCAGCGGCGTGCAGGCCGAAACCGGCGAAGTTTTCTCCTGTCGGACGGTGATTGTAGCTACCGGTACCTACCTGCGGGGCAAGGTGATCCTGGGGGAACTGTCCTATGCCGGCGGTCCCGGCGGTCAGAGAGCAGCGGTCAAATTATCGGACTCCCTCCGGGAGCTGGGCGTTACTCTGATGCGGTTTAAGACCGGCACGCCGGCCAGGGTAGACCGGCGCAGTCTGAATTTCAGCAAAATGACCATTCAGCCCGGCGATGCCGAAACCCATAATTTCTCCTTCATGAGCGATATTGCCACCCGGGAGCAAGTCCCCTGCTGGTTGACCTATACCAACCAGACCACCCATGAGATCATCCGGTCCAATCTTCACCGGGCCCCCCTCTATATGGGCATGATCGAAGGAACCGGTCCTCGCTATTGTCCGTCCATCGAAGATAAAGTCGTCCGGTTCGCCGATAAGGAAAGTCATCAATTGTTTCTGGAGCCGGAAGGGCTGGATACCAATGAAATGTATGTCCAGGGCATGTCTTCCAGCCTGCCGGTGGATGTGCAGCATGCCTTTTTGCGGACCATTCCCGGTCTGGAAAATGTGGAGATCATGCGTCCGGGTTATGCCATTGAGTATGACTGCGTGGACCCTCTGCAGCTGAAACCCAGTTTGGAAGTCATGGCCATCAGAGGCCTGTTTTGCGCCGGTCAAACCAACGGGACTTCCGGTTATGAAGAAGCCGCGGCCCAGGGGCTGATGGCCGGCATTAACGCCGCCCTGCTGGTCCGGGGCAAGGAGCCCTTGATCCTGTCCCGGTCGGAAGCCTATATTGGGGTCCTGATCGATGACCTGGTAACCAAGGGTACCAGTGAACCCTACCGGATTATGACCTCACGGGCCGAGTACCGCCTAATCCTGCGGCAGGATAACGCCGACCTCAGGCTGACCGAAAAAGGCCGGCAGGTTGGTTTGGTCCAGGATGACCGTTATGAGAGATTTCGGGTAAAACGGGACAGCATTGCAACGACCCTGGCGACTCTTACCAGCACGATGGTGACGCCTACACCCGAGACCCAAGGAAAACTGGCGGCGATCGGCACGGCGGAAATCAGGACAGGCATCAGCCTGTATGATCTTTTGCGCCGCACCGAAGTCAGTTTCGATTTGCTGCAGCATCATTTTGGCCTGGAGCCGGTGGCGGATCAGGTCAAAATTCAGATGGAGATTGCCGCTAAATATGAAGGCTATATAAAAAAACAACTGGAACAGGTAGAAAGGACTGCTAAACTGGAGGCGAAAAAGCTGCCGGAGGACATGGATTATCAGCAAATCCAGGGACTGTCCCTGGAGGCCCGGCAAAAGCTGAGCAAAATCCGTCCCTTGTCCATTGGGCAGGCATCCCGTATTTCCGGGGTTTCCCCGGCGGATGTATCCATGCTGATGATTTATCTGGAACAGAAGCGCCGGGAGGGAGAGGTATGA